A genomic window from Paraburkholderia phytofirmans OLGA172 includes:
- a CDS encoding HlyD family efflux transporter periplasmic adaptor subunit codes for MNQPQSSESHGQQKKSGKRKLLIATLVTALAAAGVAYGAYYELVARYHVDTDDAYVNGNVVQITPQVTGTVIAVNADNTQIVKAGDPVVMLDPADTRIALQHAEADLGQTVRRVHGLYVDDDQYRAEIAMRQSDFSKAQDDLKRRLSTGMSGAVSEEEISHARDAVKSTRAALDAAVQQLGVNRALTANTTVDQHPDVLAGAAKVRDAYLAYSRTTLPAPVTGYVAQRSVQVGQRVSPGTPLMSVVPLNQVWVDANFKEWQLRHIRVGQPVDLTADVYGSSTVYHGKVVGFTPGTGSALALLPAQNATGNWIKVVQRLPVRIEIPAGELEKNPLRVGLSMNVDVNVRNSDGPQLGTESSSTYKTSVFARYGDEADAAIAKIIAANE; via the coding sequence ATGAACCAACCCCAATCTTCCGAGAGCCACGGGCAACAGAAAAAGAGCGGCAAGCGCAAGCTCCTGATTGCAACGCTCGTCACGGCCCTTGCTGCGGCCGGCGTCGCATATGGCGCCTACTACGAACTGGTCGCGCGCTATCACGTTGACACCGATGACGCGTACGTCAATGGCAACGTCGTGCAAATTACGCCGCAGGTCACGGGGACCGTGATCGCCGTCAATGCCGACAACACGCAAATCGTCAAGGCCGGCGATCCGGTCGTCATGCTCGATCCGGCCGACACGCGAATCGCGTTGCAGCACGCCGAGGCCGACCTGGGACAGACGGTGCGTCGGGTCCACGGCCTCTATGTCGACGACGATCAGTATCGTGCGGAGATCGCCATGCGCCAGTCTGACTTCTCAAAAGCGCAGGACGATCTGAAGCGCCGTCTCTCGACCGGCATGTCGGGGGCCGTCTCCGAAGAGGAAATCTCGCACGCACGTGATGCCGTCAAATCGACCAGGGCAGCGCTGGATGCCGCGGTGCAGCAGCTAGGCGTCAATCGCGCGCTTACCGCGAACACAACGGTAGATCAGCATCCGGACGTACTCGCAGGCGCGGCCAAAGTTCGCGACGCCTATCTTGCCTATTCGCGCACAACGCTGCCGGCGCCGGTCACGGGCTACGTCGCGCAGCGCTCGGTCCAGGTGGGCCAGCGCGTGTCGCCGGGCACCCCGCTGATGTCCGTGGTGCCGCTGAATCAGGTGTGGGTGGACGCGAACTTTAAGGAGTGGCAGCTGCGTCATATCCGTGTCGGTCAGCCGGTCGATCTGACGGCTGACGTCTACGGCTCCTCGACGGTCTATCACGGCAAGGTGGTTGGATTCACGCCGGGTACGGGTTCGGCGCTGGCGCTCCTGCCGGCACAGAACGCGACCGGCAACTGGATCAAGGTCGTCCAGCGCTTGCCGGTGCGCATCGAAATACCGGCCGGTGAACTCGAAAAGAATCCACTGCGCGTTGGCCTGTCCATGAACGTCGACGTCAATGTCAGGAATTCCGATGGCCCGCAGCTCGGAACCGAATCCAGCTCGACGTACAAGACCAGCGTATTTGCCCGGTATGGCGATGAAGCTGACGCCGCGATCGCAAAAATCATAGCCGCGAACGAATAA
- a CDS encoding DHA2 family efflux MFS transporter permease subunit, translating to MSTSQPNHPPLTGTKLALGSLCVGLAGFMTVLDSSIANVAIPTISGNLGVSGDEGTWVITVFAAANSVAIPLTGWLTQRLGQVRLFIGSILLFVVASWLCGIAPSLPILLLARVLQGAVAGPLIPMSQALLLSSWPKAKSALALALFSMIVVTGPIVGPALGGWVTDSYSWSWIFYINIPVGLLSASMVWVLYRDRDTPKKKLPVDKVGLGLLITWVASLQVMLDKGKDLDWFSSNTIIILAIVAAVGLVLFVIWELTDKSPIVDLTLFKQRNFLGGTVSIAVAYGIFFGTLVLLPQWMQEYLGYRAVDAGLATAPLGIFAVIGAPIMGKILPRTDARILGTCAFIGFAIVYYMRSFFYTDLSEGYIILPTLLQGIPMALFFAPLTTIILSGQPPEKVPAAAGLSTFFRMFFGGIGTSLANVVWNNRTILHHEILTQQSSPTNPMFTQQIGAYHSLLGLGRGASYALFDQTVQAQAAMMGLNDVFYGSALVMIVIIPLIWITKPRKTAGASDAAAAAH from the coding sequence ATGTCTACCAGCCAACCGAATCACCCCCCTCTGACGGGGACAAAATTAGCCCTGGGGTCCTTATGTGTGGGACTCGCAGGTTTTATGACGGTGCTTGACTCGTCGATTGCCAACGTCGCGATTCCAACGATCTCAGGTAATCTCGGCGTATCGGGCGACGAGGGCACGTGGGTCATTACGGTGTTTGCCGCCGCCAACTCGGTCGCGATTCCGCTGACCGGCTGGCTGACGCAACGCCTGGGCCAGGTCCGGCTGTTTATCGGCTCGATCCTGCTGTTCGTCGTGGCGTCCTGGCTTTGCGGGATCGCGCCTTCGCTGCCGATCCTGCTGCTCGCGCGCGTGCTGCAGGGCGCCGTAGCCGGTCCGCTGATTCCGATGTCGCAGGCGCTCCTGCTCAGCTCATGGCCAAAGGCCAAGTCGGCGCTGGCGCTGGCGCTATTCTCGATGATCGTCGTCACGGGCCCGATCGTTGGGCCGGCCCTGGGGGGATGGGTGACGGACAGCTACAGCTGGTCGTGGATCTTCTACATCAATATTCCAGTCGGGCTGCTTTCGGCGAGCATGGTCTGGGTGCTTTACCGGGATCGCGATACCCCAAAGAAGAAACTGCCAGTCGACAAAGTGGGCCTGGGACTCCTGATCACCTGGGTGGCGTCGCTTCAGGTCATGCTGGACAAGGGTAAGGACCTTGACTGGTTCTCGTCGAATACGATCATCATCCTGGCAATCGTTGCCGCCGTGGGCCTGGTGCTCTTCGTCATCTGGGAGTTGACGGACAAGAGTCCCATCGTCGATCTGACGCTGTTCAAGCAGCGCAACTTCCTCGGCGGGACGGTGTCGATCGCCGTGGCCTACGGCATCTTCTTCGGTACGCTGGTGCTGTTGCCTCAATGGATGCAGGAGTATCTCGGTTACCGGGCCGTGGACGCGGGTCTCGCAACGGCGCCGCTCGGCATCTTTGCTGTCATCGGTGCTCCGATCATGGGCAAGATCCTGCCGCGCACCGACGCGCGGATTCTCGGCACCTGCGCCTTCATTGGCTTTGCGATCGTGTATTACATGCGCTCGTTTTTCTACACGGACCTGAGCGAAGGCTACATCATCCTGCCGACGCTGCTGCAGGGCATCCCGATGGCGCTTTTCTTCGCACCGCTGACGACCATTATCCTTTCGGGCCAGCCGCCGGAGAAAGTGCCTGCGGCAGCGGGTCTGTCGACCTTCTTCCGGATGTTTTTTGGGGGAATCGGCACGTCGCTGGCAAACGTCGTGTGGAATAACCGGACCATCCTTCACCATGAAATTCTCACCCAGCAGTCCAGTCCGACCAATCCCATGTTCACGCAGCAGATCGGCGCATATCACTCGCTGCTGGGATTGGGGCGGGGAGCGTCGTACGCGCTGTTCGATCAGACGGTCCAGGCGCAGGCGGCAATGATGGGCCTGAACGACGTCTTCTATGGTTCGGCGCTGGTCATGATCGTGATCATTCCCCTGATCTGGATTACAAAGCCGCGAAAGACGGCCGGGGCGAGCGACGCGGCAGCCGCTGCGCACTAA
- a CDS encoding NADH-quinone oxidoreductase subunit A — protein MNLAVYYPVLLFLIVGTGLGVALVSIGKILGPNQPDAEKNAPYECGFEPFEDARMKFDVRYYLVAILFIIFDLETAFLFPWGVALRDIGWPGFMAMMIFVLEFLLGFAYIWKKGGLDWE, from the coding sequence TTGAACCTCGCAGTCTATTACCCCGTCTTGTTGTTCCTCATTGTGGGTACCGGTTTAGGCGTAGCACTGGTCAGCATTGGCAAGATACTCGGTCCCAACCAGCCCGATGCCGAGAAAAACGCACCGTACGAGTGCGGCTTCGAACCATTCGAAGATGCGCGGATGAAGTTCGATGTGCGTTACTACCTCGTCGCCATTCTCTTCATCATTTTCGACCTTGAGACCGCGTTCCTGTTCCCGTGGGGTGTGGCCCTGCGCGACATCGGCTGGCCCGGCTTCATGGCGATGATGATTTTCGTGCTCGAATTCCTGCTGGGCTTTGCCTATATCTGGAAGAAGGGCGGCCTCGACTGGGAATGA
- a CDS encoding NuoB/complex I 20 kDa subunit family protein — protein sequence MSIEGVLKEGFVTTTADKLINWTRTGSLWPMTFGLACCAVEMMHAGAARYDLDRFGVVFRPSPRQSDVMIVAGTLCNKMAPALRKVYDQMAEPRWVISMGSCANGGGYYHYSYSVVRGCDRIVPVDVYVPGCPPTAEALVYGVIQLQAKIRRTNTIARQ from the coding sequence ATGAGTATCGAAGGGGTCTTGAAGGAAGGGTTTGTCACTACTACGGCAGACAAACTGATCAACTGGACGCGCACCGGCTCGTTGTGGCCGATGACGTTCGGTCTCGCGTGCTGCGCGGTCGAGATGATGCATGCGGGCGCTGCCCGTTATGACCTCGACCGTTTCGGCGTGGTGTTTCGTCCGAGTCCGCGCCAGTCGGACGTGATGATCGTCGCTGGCACGCTGTGCAACAAGATGGCGCCGGCGCTGCGCAAGGTCTATGACCAGATGGCCGAGCCGCGCTGGGTGATTTCGATGGGCTCGTGCGCGAACGGTGGCGGCTACTACCACTATTCCTATTCGGTAGTGCGCGGCTGCGACCGGATCGTGCCAGTCGACGTCTACGTGCCGGGTTGCCCGCCTACGGCGGAAGCGCTGGTGTACGGCGTGATCCAGCTGCAGGCCAAGATCCGTCGCACCAACACCATCGCCCGTCAATAA
- a CDS encoding NADH-quinone oxidoreductase subunit C yields the protein MASKLETLKANLEAAFGGLLLSTTEAIGELTIVVKASDYINVATRLRDDRSLGFEQLVDLCGVDYQTYADGAYDGPRFAAVLHLLSVQNNWRVRLRVFAPDDEVPIVASVVDIWSSANWYEREAFDLYGIIFEGHPDLRRILTDYGFIGHPFRKDFPVSGYVEMRYDPEEKRVVYQPVTIEPREITPRVIREDRYGGLKH from the coding sequence ATGGCAAGCAAACTCGAGACCCTGAAAGCGAACCTCGAGGCGGCCTTTGGCGGCCTCCTGCTGAGCACCACCGAGGCAATCGGTGAGTTGACGATCGTCGTGAAGGCGAGCGACTACATCAATGTGGCAACGCGTCTGCGCGACGACCGCTCGCTCGGTTTCGAGCAGCTGGTCGATCTGTGCGGCGTCGACTATCAGACCTACGCCGATGGCGCATACGATGGCCCGCGTTTCGCGGCCGTTCTGCATTTGTTGTCGGTGCAGAACAACTGGCGTGTGCGTCTGCGCGTGTTCGCGCCGGACGACGAAGTGCCGATCGTCGCGTCGGTCGTCGATATCTGGAGTTCGGCCAACTGGTACGAGCGCGAAGCATTCGACCTGTACGGCATCATCTTCGAGGGTCACCCGGACCTGCGCCGCATCCTGACCGACTACGGTTTCATTGGTCACCCGTTCCGTAAAGATTTCCCTGTCTCCGGCTACGTCGAAATGCGTTACGACCCGGAAGAGAAGCGCGTCGTCTATCAGCCCGTGACGATCGAGCCGCGGGAAATCACGCCGCGCGTGATCCGCGAGGATCGCTATGGCGGTCTGAAACACTAA
- a CDS encoding NADH-quinone oxidoreductase subunit D, with amino-acid sequence MAEIKNYTLNFGPQHPAAHGVLRLVLELDGEVIQRADPHIGLLHRATEKLAETKTFIQSVPYMDRLDYVSMMVNEHGYVMAIEKLLGIEVPVRAQYIRVMFDEVTRVLNHLMWIGAHALDVGAMAVFLYAFREREDLMDVYEAVSGARMHAAYYRPGGVYRDLPDAMPQYKASKIRNAKALSRMNENRQGSLLDFIDDFFTRFPKCVDEYETLLTDNRIWKQRLVGIGVVSPERALNLGMTGAMLRGSGIEWDLRKKQPYEVYDKLDFDIPVGVNGDCYDRYLVRVEEMRQSTRIVKQCIEWLRRNPGPVMIDNHKVAPPSRVGMKSNMEELIHHFKLFSEGFHVPEGEAYAAVEHPKGEFGIYLISDGANKPYRLKIRAPGYAHLSTLDEMARGHMIADAVTIIGTQDIVFGEVDR; translated from the coding sequence ATGGCAGAGATCAAGAACTACACGCTCAACTTCGGTCCTCAGCATCCGGCCGCGCACGGTGTGCTGCGCCTCGTGCTCGAACTCGACGGCGAAGTCATCCAGCGCGCCGATCCGCACATCGGCCTGCTGCATCGCGCGACCGAAAAGCTCGCGGAAACCAAAACCTTCATCCAGTCCGTGCCGTATATGGACCGCCTCGACTACGTGTCGATGATGGTCAACGAGCACGGCTACGTGATGGCGATCGAAAAGCTGCTCGGCATCGAGGTGCCGGTTCGCGCGCAGTACATCCGCGTGATGTTCGACGAAGTCACGCGGGTGCTGAACCACCTGATGTGGATTGGCGCGCACGCACTCGACGTCGGCGCGATGGCGGTCTTCCTGTACGCGTTCCGCGAACGCGAAGACCTGATGGACGTGTACGAAGCGGTGTCCGGCGCACGGATGCACGCGGCTTACTACCGTCCGGGTGGCGTGTACCGCGATCTGCCTGACGCAATGCCGCAATACAAGGCGTCGAAGATCCGCAATGCGAAGGCGCTGTCGAGGATGAACGAGAACCGTCAAGGTTCGCTGCTCGATTTCATCGACGATTTCTTCACGCGTTTCCCGAAGTGCGTCGACGAATACGAAACGCTGCTCACCGACAACCGGATCTGGAAGCAACGTCTGGTCGGTATCGGCGTGGTCAGCCCGGAGCGGGCGCTGAACCTCGGCATGACCGGCGCGATGCTGCGCGGCTCGGGTATCGAGTGGGATCTGCGCAAGAAACAGCCGTACGAAGTCTACGACAAGCTCGATTTCGACATTCCGGTTGGCGTGAATGGCGACTGTTATGACCGGTATCTGGTTCGCGTCGAAGAAATGCGCCAGTCCACGCGGATTGTGAAACAGTGCATTGAGTGGCTGCGCAGGAATCCGGGGCCGGTGATGATCGACAATCACAAGGTTGCGCCGCCGTCGCGGGTTGGCATGAAGTCGAACATGGAAGAGCTGATTCACCACTTCAAGCTCTTCTCGGAAGGTTTCCATGTGCCGGAAGGCGAGGCCTACGCCGCGGTCGAACATCCGAAGGGCGAGTTCGGTATCTACCTGATCTCGGACGGCGCGAACAAGCCGTATCGCCTGAAGATTCGCGCGCCGGGCTATGCGCATCTGTCCACGCTCGATGAAATGGCGCGCGGTCACATGATCGCCGACGCTGTGACGATCATCGGCACGCAGGACATCGTGTTCGGCGAAGTGGATCGCTAG
- the nuoE gene encoding NADH-quinone oxidoreductase subunit NuoE produces the protein MISAEGLKEIDRAIAKYPADQKQSAVMSALATAQEEHGWLSPELMQFVADYLGMPAVAVQEVATFYTMYETSPVGKYKITLCTNLPCQLGPDGGADSAADYLKQKLGIDFGETTADGRFTLKEGECMGACGDAPVMLVNNHRMCSFMSRAKIDQLLEELSK, from the coding sequence ATGATCTCAGCTGAAGGCCTGAAAGAAATCGATCGTGCGATCGCGAAGTATCCCGCCGATCAGAAACAGTCCGCCGTGATGTCGGCGCTGGCCACTGCTCAGGAAGAGCATGGCTGGCTGTCGCCCGAACTCATGCAGTTCGTCGCGGACTATCTCGGCATGCCGGCGGTCGCCGTGCAGGAGGTGGCGACCTTCTACACGATGTACGAGACCTCGCCGGTCGGCAAGTACAAGATCACGCTCTGCACGAACTTGCCGTGCCAGCTCGGCCCGGATGGCGGCGCCGACAGTGCTGCTGACTATCTGAAGCAGAAGCTCGGCATCGACTTCGGCGAAACCACGGCGGACGGCAGGTTCACCCTGAAAGAAGGTGAGTGCATGGGCGCGTGCGGCGATGCGCCGGTGATGCTGGTGAACAACCATCGCATGTGCAGCTTCATGAGCCGCGCGAAGATCGACCAGCTGCTCGAGGAGCTTTCGAAATGA
- the nuoF gene encoding NADH-quinone oxidoreductase subunit NuoF, whose product MTSLHDRHIKPLILAGLNGDNWHLEDYVARGGYAQLRRILEEKIPPEQVIADVKASGLRGRGGAGFPTGLKWSFMPRQFPGQKYLVCNSDEGEPGTFKDRDILRFNPHALIEGMAIGAYAMGITVGYNYIHGEIWEVYKRFEQALDEARRAGFLGDNIMGSGFSFELHAHHGYGAYVCGEETALLESLEGKKGQPRFKPPFPASFGVYGKPTTINNTETFAAVPFLLAIGPQNYLEIGKPNNGGTKIFSIAGDVERPGNYEIPLGTPFATLMELAGGMRGGRKIKAVIPGGSSAPVIPGDMMMQMDMDYDSIAKAGSMLGSGAVIVMDETRCMVRSLLRLSYFYYEESCGQCSPCREGTGWLYRVVHRIEHGQGRPEDLDLLNSVAENIMGRTICALGDAAAMPVRGMLKHYWDEFEYHVAHKRCIVGGHAGAAAAAETVAA is encoded by the coding sequence ATGACGTCTTTACACGATCGTCACATCAAACCGCTGATTCTCGCCGGCCTGAACGGCGACAACTGGCATCTCGAAGACTATGTGGCGCGCGGCGGTTACGCCCAGCTGCGCCGCATTCTGGAAGAAAAGATTCCGCCCGAGCAGGTGATCGCCGACGTCAAGGCATCGGGTCTGCGCGGCCGTGGCGGTGCGGGTTTCCCGACCGGTCTGAAGTGGAGCTTCATGCCGCGCCAGTTCCCGGGGCAGAAGTACCTCGTCTGCAATTCGGACGAAGGCGAACCGGGCACCTTCAAGGATCGCGACATCCTGCGTTTCAATCCGCATGCGCTGATTGAAGGCATGGCCATCGGCGCGTACGCGATGGGCATCACGGTCGGCTACAACTATATCCACGGCGAAATCTGGGAAGTCTACAAGCGCTTTGAACAGGCGCTGGACGAAGCGCGCCGCGCCGGGTTCCTCGGCGACAACATCATGGGTTCGGGCTTCTCGTTCGAACTGCATGCGCACCATGGCTACGGCGCCTACGTCTGCGGCGAAGAGACCGCGCTGCTCGAATCGCTCGAGGGCAAGAAAGGCCAGCCGCGCTTCAAGCCGCCGTTCCCGGCGAGCTTCGGCGTGTACGGCAAGCCGACCACGATCAACAACACCGAGACGTTCGCGGCGGTGCCGTTCCTGCTCGCGATCGGTCCGCAGAATTACCTCGAAATCGGCAAGCCGAACAACGGCGGCACGAAGATTTTCTCGATCGCAGGCGACGTCGAGCGTCCGGGCAACTATGAAATTCCGCTCGGTACGCCGTTCGCGACGCTGATGGAACTGGCCGGCGGCATGCGCGGCGGCAGGAAGATCAAGGCTGTGATTCCCGGCGGTTCGTCGGCGCCGGTGATCCCGGGCGACATGATGATGCAGATGGACATGGACTACGACTCGATCGCCAAGGCGGGCTCGATGCTCGGCTCGGGCGCGGTCATCGTGATGGACGAAACGCGTTGCATGGTGCGTTCGCTATTGCGGCTGTCGTATTTCTATTACGAAGAGTCATGCGGTCAGTGCTCGCCGTGCCGCGAAGGCACCGGCTGGCTGTATCGCGTCGTGCATCGTATCGAACACGGGCAAGGCCGTCCGGAAGATCTGGATCTGCTGAACTCGGTCGCCGAGAACATCATGGGCCGCACGATTTGCGCGCTCGGCGATGCAGCGGCCATGCCGGTTCGCGGCATGCTCAAGCACTACTGGGACGAATTCGAATACCACGTCGCCCACAAGCGTTGCATCGTCGGCGGTCACGCCGGCGCGGCAGCGGCGGCGGAAACAGTGGCTGCCTGA
- the nuoG gene encoding NADH-quinone oxidoreductase subunit NuoG — protein MVELEIDGKKVEVPEGSMVIQAAHKVDTYIPHFCYHKKLSIAANCRMCLVDVEKMPKAVPACATPVSAGMIVRTKSEKAVKGQQAVMEFLLINHPLDCPICDQGGECQLQDLAVGYGKSSSRYSEEKRVVFHKNVGPLISMEEMSRCIHCTRCVRFGQEVAGVMELGMLGRGEHSEITSFVGKTVDSELSGNMIDLCPVGALTSKPFRYSARTWELSRRKSVSPHDSVGANLVVQVKNNRVMRVLPFENESINECWISDKDRFSYEALNSPERLTQPMLKQGGKWVETDWQTALEYVVKGLKGIRGEHGANALAALGSAHSTVEELFLLKQLAQAVGTPNVDFRLRQSDFSAPVNGAPWLGTSIADLSNLDAALVIGSDLRRDHPLFAARLRQAARSGTKLTLVQATNDDALIPQARRVVAAPSAWLDALAGIAGAVAEANGAALPEAFAGTQPTDTDKQVAKSLATGAHRVVLLGNGAVRHPDFAAIHAAAQWIADATGATLGFLTEAANTVGAHLVNALPGEGGLNAREVFRQPRKGYVLLNVEPEFDTANPAQALAALKQAEMVVVMSPFQIGADYADVLLPIAPFTETAGTFVNAEGTVQTFNGVVRPLGDTRPAWKVLRVLGSLLGVPGFEFDTSEEVRTAALGDGGIRSRLSNRTGVTVARGKAAKAAEGKFERIADVPIYHADALVRRAESLHLTAAARAANSAGLPAALFDKLGLKEGDAVRVRQGEQSVQLPAVRDANLAETVVRVSAATPAGAALGSLFGELLVEKA, from the coding sequence ATGGTTGAACTTGAAATAGACGGCAAGAAAGTAGAAGTGCCTGAAGGCAGCATGGTGATCCAGGCTGCGCATAAGGTCGACACGTACATTCCTCACTTCTGCTATCACAAGAAGCTGTCGATTGCGGCCAACTGCCGGATGTGTCTGGTCGATGTCGAGAAGATGCCGAAGGCGGTGCCCGCATGCGCCACGCCGGTGTCGGCCGGCATGATCGTGCGCACCAAGTCCGAGAAGGCGGTGAAGGGCCAGCAAGCCGTGATGGAATTCCTGCTGATCAACCACCCGCTGGATTGCCCGATCTGCGACCAGGGCGGCGAGTGCCAGCTGCAGGATCTGGCGGTGGGCTACGGCAAGTCGTCGTCGCGCTATAGCGAAGAAAAGCGCGTGGTGTTCCACAAGAACGTCGGCCCGCTGATCTCGATGGAAGAAATGTCGCGTTGCATTCACTGCACGCGTTGCGTCCGCTTTGGCCAGGAAGTGGCCGGCGTGATGGAGCTCGGCATGCTGGGCCGCGGCGAGCATTCGGAAATCACGTCGTTCGTCGGCAAGACGGTCGACTCCGAACTGTCGGGCAACATGATCGATCTGTGCCCGGTCGGCGCGCTGACCAGCAAGCCGTTCCGCTACAGCGCCCGCACGTGGGAACTGTCGCGCCGCAAGTCGGTGAGTCCGCACGATTCCGTCGGCGCGAACCTGGTGGTGCAAGTCAAGAACAACCGCGTGATGCGGGTTCTGCCGTTCGAAAACGAATCCATCAACGAATGCTGGATTTCGGACAAGGACCGCTTCTCGTACGAAGCCCTGAATAGCCCGGAACGCCTCACGCAGCCGATGCTCAAGCAAGGCGGCAAGTGGGTCGAGACCGACTGGCAAACCGCGCTCGAATACGTGGTCAAGGGTCTGAAGGGCATCAGGGGCGAGCACGGCGCGAATGCGCTGGCCGCGCTCGGCAGCGCCCACAGCACGGTCGAAGAACTGTTCCTGCTGAAGCAGCTGGCGCAGGCGGTCGGCACGCCTAACGTCGACTTCCGTCTGCGTCAGTCGGATTTCTCCGCACCCGTCAACGGTGCGCCGTGGCTCGGCACCTCGATCGCCGATCTGTCGAACCTCGACGCCGCATTGGTGATCGGTTCGGATCTGCGCCGCGATCATCCGCTGTTCGCCGCGCGTCTGCGTCAGGCTGCCCGGAGCGGTACGAAGCTCACGCTCGTGCAGGCCACCAACGACGATGCGCTGATTCCGCAGGCGCGCCGCGTGGTTGCCGCACCGTCGGCATGGCTCGACGCACTGGCGGGTATCGCCGGCGCGGTCGCGGAAGCAAACGGCGCGGCACTGCCGGAAGCCTTCGCCGGCACCCAGCCGACGGACACCGACAAACAGGTCGCGAAGTCGCTCGCCACCGGCGCACACCGCGTGGTGCTGCTCGGCAACGGTGCGGTCCGTCATCCGGACTTCGCCGCGATTCACGCGGCGGCGCAATGGATTGCGGACGCGACCGGTGCAACGCTGGGTTTCCTGACAGAAGCCGCCAACACGGTCGGCGCGCATCTGGTGAACGCATTGCCGGGCGAGGGCGGTTTGAACGCTCGCGAAGTGTTCAGGCAACCGCGCAAGGGTTATGTACTGCTGAACGTCGAACCCGAGTTCGACACGGCCAATCCGGCGCAGGCTTTGGCCGCGCTGAAGCAGGCTGAAATGGTCGTCGTGATGTCGCCGTTCCAGATCGGAGCCGACTACGCCGACGTGCTGCTGCCGATCGCCCCGTTCACGGAAACGGCCGGCACGTTCGTCAATGCCGAAGGGACGGTGCAGACGTTCAACGGCGTCGTGCGCCCGCTCGGCGACACGCGTCCGGCATGGAAGGTTCTGCGCGTCCTCGGCAGCCTGCTGGGCGTGCCGGGCTTCGAATTCGACACGTCGGAAGAAGTGCGCACGGCAGCCCTCGGCGATGGCGGGATCAGGTCGCGTCTGTCGAACAGGACGGGCGTCACGGTTGCACGCGGCAAGGCAGCGAAGGCAGCGGAAGGCAAGTTCGAACGTATCGCCGACGTGCCGATTTACCACGCCGACGCGCTGGTGCGCCGCGCCGAGTCGCTGCATCTGACGGCAGCGGCACGTGCCGCGAATTCGGCCGGTCTGCCCGCTGCGCTGTTCGACAAACTGGGTTTGAAGGAAGGCGACGCCGTGCGCGTGCGCCAGGGCGAGCAATCGGTGCAGTTGCCGGCCGTGCGCGACGCGAATCTTGCGGAGACGGTCGTCCGCGTATCGGCGGCTACGCCTGCCGGTGCAGCGCTGGGCAGCCTGTTCGGTGAACTGCTGGTGGAGAAGGCGTAA
- the nuoH gene encoding NADH-quinone oxidoreductase subunit NuoH yields the protein MSLFDTINSGGTQLLGVAWPTVWALVRILVVAVVILLCVAYLILWERKLIGWMHVRLGPNRVGPAGLLQPIADVLKLLLKEVIQPAQASRWIYMIAPIMVVVPAFAVWAVIPFQAGAVLGDINAGLLYAMAISSVGVYGVILAGWASNSKYAFLGAMRAAAQMVSYEISMGFALVVVLMTSGSLNLSDIVTSQERGIFAGYGLNFLSWNWLPLLPMFVVYFISGIAETNRHPFDVVEGESEIVAGHMIDYSGMAFALFFLAEYINMIVISALAATLFLGGWSAPFGFLSFVPGIVWLVAKVFLLLSVFIWARATFPRYRYDQIMRLGWKIFIPVCVVWLIVVGFWIMSPLNIWK from the coding sequence ATGAGCTTGTTCGATACGATCAACTCGGGCGGCACCCAGCTTCTCGGTGTGGCATGGCCCACGGTGTGGGCACTGGTGCGCATCCTGGTGGTGGCCGTCGTGATCCTGCTGTGCGTGGCGTACCTGATTCTGTGGGAGCGCAAGCTGATCGGCTGGATGCACGTGCGTCTCGGCCCGAACCGCGTGGGCCCCGCAGGCTTGCTGCAGCCGATCGCCGACGTGCTGAAGCTGTTGCTGAAAGAAGTGATCCAGCCGGCCCAGGCGAGCCGCTGGATCTACATGATCGCGCCGATCATGGTGGTGGTGCCGGCCTTCGCGGTGTGGGCGGTGATTCCGTTCCAGGCGGGCGCGGTGCTCGGCGACATCAACGCGGGTCTCCTGTACGCGATGGCGATTTCGTCAGTCGGTGTGTACGGCGTGATCCTGGCGGGCTGGGCGTCGAACTCGAAGTACGCGTTTCTCGGCGCCATGCGCGCGGCCGCTCAGATGGTCTCGTACGAAATCTCGATGGGCTTCGCCCTCGTCGTCGTGCTGATGACCTCGGGCAGCCTGAATCTGTCGGACATCGTGACGTCGCAGGAGCGCGGCATCTTCGCCGGCTACGGCTTGAATTTCCTGTCGTGGAACTGGCTGCCGCTCCTGCCGATGTTCGTCGTGTACTTCATCTCGGGCATCGCCGAAACGAACCGTCACCCGTTCGACGTGGTGGAAGGGGAGTCGGAAATCGTCGCGGGCCACATGATCGATTACTCGGGGATGGCGTTCGCGCTGTTCTTCCTCGCCGAGTACATCAACATGATCGTGATCTCGGCATTGGCTGCAACACTGTTCCTCGGCGGCTGGAGCGCACCGTTCGGCTTCCTGTCGTTTGTCCCGGGCATCGTATGGCTCGTCGCCAAGGTTTTCCTGCTGCTGTCGGTATTCATCTGGGCGCGTGCCACGTTCCCGCGCTATCGCTATGACCAGATCATGCGTCTGGGCTGGAAGATTTTTATTCCGGTTTGCGTGGTGTGGCTCATCGTGGTCGGCTTCTGGATCATGTCGCCGTTGAATATCTGGAAATAA